From Streptomyces sp. NBC_01754, a single genomic window includes:
- a CDS encoding sporulation protein, which yields MSREQRGPNEKLGTVLALAGISNAGLARRVNDLGAQRGLTLRYDKTSVARWVAKGMVPQGAAPHLIAAAIGAKLGRPVPLHEIGLADADPAPEVGLAFPRDVAEAVRSATDLYRLDPAGRRGGGIWQSLAGSFAVSAYATPASRWLITPADPSVARDSTAAQDALLVSQGAPGAHGAAPTAGLSAGVPAQPGPDTAPDTSASLLRVGHSDVTKLREAAQDARRWDSKYGGGDWRSSMVPECLRVDAAPLLLGSYSDEVGRALFGASAELTRLAGWMAFDTGQQEAAQRYYIQALRLARAAADVPLGGYVLASMSLQATYRGFSDEGVDLAQAAVERNRGLATARTMSFFRLVEARAHAKAGDAPAAGAALRAAESWLERSRGGDCDPSWLGFYSYDRFAADAAECYRDLKAPRQVRRFTEQALSRPTEEFVRSHGLRLVVSAVAELESGNLDAACAAGTRAVEVAGRISSARTTEYVRDLLHRLEPYGDEPRVAELRERARPLLVAPA from the coding sequence ATGTCCAGGGAGCAACGCGGGCCGAACGAGAAGCTCGGCACAGTTCTCGCCCTCGCGGGAATCAGCAACGCCGGGCTCGCCCGGCGGGTCAACGACCTCGGAGCGCAGCGCGGACTGACACTTCGCTACGACAAGACCTCGGTGGCCCGGTGGGTCGCCAAGGGAATGGTGCCGCAAGGCGCGGCGCCCCATCTCATCGCCGCGGCGATAGGGGCCAAACTCGGCCGTCCCGTGCCGTTGCACGAGATCGGGCTCGCCGACGCCGATCCGGCGCCGGAGGTCGGGCTGGCCTTCCCGCGCGATGTGGCCGAGGCGGTGCGCTCGGCGACGGACCTGTACCGGCTGGATCCCGCCGGGCGCCGGGGTGGCGGGATCTGGCAGTCGCTGGCGGGCTCCTTCGCGGTGAGCGCGTACGCGACGCCGGCGTCACGGTGGCTCATCACCCCCGCCGATCCCTCGGTGGCGCGGGACTCCACGGCGGCCCAGGACGCACTCCTGGTCTCCCAGGGCGCACCAGGGGCGCACGGTGCGGCGCCCACCGCCGGGCTGTCCGCGGGGGTGCCCGCCCAACCCGGCCCGGACACGGCTCCCGACACGTCGGCCTCGCTCCTGCGGGTCGGCCACAGCGATGTGACCAAGCTCCGGGAGGCCGCCCAGGACGCCCGCCGCTGGGACTCCAAGTACGGGGGAGGGGACTGGCGTTCCTCCATGGTCCCGGAGTGCTTACGCGTCGACGCCGCACCACTGCTGCTGGGCTCCTACAGCGACGAGGTGGGCCGTGCCCTGTTCGGCGCGTCGGCCGAACTGACGCGGCTGGCCGGGTGGATGGCCTTCGACACCGGCCAGCAGGAGGCCGCCCAGCGCTACTACATCCAGGCGCTGCGCCTCGCCCGTGCCGCCGCCGACGTACCGCTCGGGGGATACGTCCTGGCGTCGATGTCGCTCCAGGCCACCTACCGGGGCTTCTCCGACGAGGGCGTGGACCTGGCCCAGGCCGCCGTCGAGCGCAACCGGGGCCTGGCCACCGCGCGGACCATGAGCTTCTTCCGGCTGGTGGAGGCGCGCGCCCATGCCAAGGCGGGCGACGCACCGGCCGCGGGGGCCGCACTGCGGGCCGCCGAGAGCTGGCTGGAGCGCTCACGGGGCGGCGACTGCGATCCGTCCTGGCTCGGCTTCTACTCGTACGACCGGTTCGCCGCCGACGCCGCCGAGTGCTACCGCGATCTCAAGGCGCCCCGGCAGGTGAGGCGCTTCACGGAGCAGGCCCTGTCCAGACCGACGGAGGAGTTCGTCCGCTCGCACGGCCTGCGGCTCGTGGTGTCGGCGGTCGCGGAGCTGGAGTCGGGCAACCTGGACGCGGCCTGCGCGGCGGGCACCCGGGCCGTCGAGGTGGCGGGACGTATCTCCTCCGCCCGCACCACGGAGTACGTCCGCGACCTGCTGCACCGGCTCGAACCGTACGGGGACGAGCCCCGTGTCGCCGAACTGCGGGAACGGGCACGTCCGCTTCTGGTGGCGCCCGCGTAG
- a CDS encoding asparagine synthase-related protein, with protein sequence MRWLVGWSSVAASFGTVGAVGGRGEGRTVQPVGSQLLWGDPDPLWAVGDWRPDEVRVVSVPTPEGAPAVRLAVLGCCGATDEQLRVGLLAARGGALRHLTAWPGSYTAVVQTGRRVTVAGDLAGARPVFHTPWANGTAFATAALPLADLIEAQLDIGHLAALLACPESPEALGDGTPYEGVKRVPPGHALILREGSREVTGYEAVASLAVAAPQTDPVSAVEGVRDALVEAVRARLTAPRHAPGTLPPDPGPVPGMGPADRRAARGAPVPGIGADLSGGSASATLALLAAGLPGLPGTVLGHGTGAGERLLAVTYNDLSTQGHEDELERARAIAADPRLHHVVVAVGEEALPYAALESGPLTDEPAPSLVVAERHRRRLAAGSADHFVGHGARQVLDAHPARLADLLMDRRRRHILRPVAALARAEGPTAHSLFVPLSVYRAARRLARTSYRTGLEEAAVLLPDANRFGPGPDTPAGASLAALAWSRPGPAARWLTGEALAEVSVRLQAAALRPAPVQRPGEARARAALARHAADQRILEQAAEVRSQRLHAPFLDNQVVRAARALPESLRVQPGARAAILRRVLSGAGIHELPPGWGVPSQATANAAGRTGLRTALPELIALFDAPLLADAGLIEARVVRRALRAAADGEPLPLDGLADLASTELWLRRLVTRRGTCWTGTAAPRRRAVAGGVVPARRTLQP encoded by the coding sequence GTGCGTTGGTTGGTGGGGTGGAGCAGTGTCGCCGCGAGCTTCGGCACGGTGGGCGCGGTCGGCGGCCGGGGCGAGGGGCGCACGGTCCAGCCCGTGGGCTCCCAACTCCTGTGGGGCGACCCGGATCCGCTGTGGGCGGTCGGCGACTGGCGTCCCGACGAGGTCCGTGTCGTCTCCGTCCCGACCCCGGAGGGCGCCCCCGCCGTCCGCCTCGCGGTCCTGGGCTGCTGCGGGGCCACCGACGAACAGCTGCGGGTGGGCCTGCTCGCCGCCCGGGGCGGGGCCCTGCGCCATCTCACCGCCTGGCCGGGCAGTTACACGGCCGTCGTCCAGACCGGCCGCCGCGTCACCGTCGCCGGTGACCTCGCCGGGGCCCGGCCCGTCTTCCACACACCCTGGGCGAACGGCACCGCGTTCGCCACGGCGGCCCTCCCGCTCGCCGACCTGATCGAGGCCCAGCTGGACATCGGCCACCTGGCCGCCCTGCTCGCCTGCCCCGAGTCGCCCGAGGCCCTGGGCGACGGCACCCCGTACGAGGGCGTGAAGCGGGTCCCGCCCGGCCACGCGCTGATCCTCCGTGAGGGGTCACGCGAGGTCACCGGGTACGAGGCGGTCGCCTCGCTCGCCGTCGCCGCCCCCCAGACCGACCCGGTGAGCGCGGTGGAGGGCGTGCGGGACGCGCTGGTCGAGGCCGTACGGGCCCGGCTGACGGCCCCCCGGCACGCCCCGGGCACCCTGCCGCCCGACCCCGGTCCGGTCCCGGGGATGGGGCCCGCAGACCGCCGCGCGGCCCGGGGGGCGCCGGTACCTGGTATCGGCGCGGATCTCTCCGGGGGCAGCGCGTCCGCCACCCTCGCCCTGCTGGCCGCCGGACTGCCCGGTCTGCCCGGTACCGTCCTCGGCCACGGCACGGGCGCGGGCGAACGGCTGCTCGCCGTCACGTACAACGACCTGTCCACCCAGGGCCACGAGGACGAGCTGGAACGCGCCCGCGCCATCGCGGCCGACCCGCGGCTGCACCACGTCGTCGTCGCGGTGGGCGAGGAGGCACTGCCGTACGCCGCTCTGGAGAGCGGCCCGCTCACCGACGAACCGGCCCCGTCCCTCGTCGTCGCCGAACGCCACCGTCGCCGGCTGGCCGCGGGCAGCGCCGACCACTTCGTCGGGCACGGCGCACGGCAGGTGCTCGACGCCCACCCGGCCCGGCTGGCCGATCTCCTCATGGACCGGCGCAGACGCCACATCCTGCGGCCCGTCGCCGCGCTCGCCAGAGCCGAAGGCCCCACCGCGCACTCCCTGTTCGTCCCGCTGTCCGTCTACCGCGCCGCCCGCAGGCTGGCCCGCACCTCCTACCGCACCGGCCTCGAGGAGGCCGCGGTGCTGCTGCCCGACGCCAACCGCTTCGGACCCGGTCCGGACACCCCCGCCGGGGCCTCACTCGCCGCGCTGGCGTGGTCCCGTCCGGGCCCGGCCGCCCGCTGGCTCACCGGGGAGGCGCTCGCCGAAGTATCGGTTCGGCTCCAGGCGGCGGCGCTCCGCCCGGCTCCGGTGCAGCGCCCGGGGGAGGCCCGGGCCCGCGCGGCCCTCGCCCGGCACGCGGCCGACCAGCGGATCCTGGAACAGGCGGCGGAGGTACGCAGCCAGCGGCTGCACGCCCCGTTCCTCGACAACCAGGTCGTCCGGGCGGCCCGCGCACTGCCCGAGTCACTGCGGGTCCAGCCGGGCGCCCGCGCCGCGATCCTGCGCCGCGTGCTCTCGGGCGCGGGCATCCACGAACTGCCGCCCGGCTGGGGCGTCCCGTCCCAGGCCACGGCGAACGCGGCGGGCCGCACCGGTCTGCGTACCGCCCTCCCCGAACTGATCGCCCTCTTCGACGCACCCCTGCTGGCGGACGCGGGCCTGATCGAGGCCCGCGTCGTACGGAGGGCCCTGCGCGCGGCCGCCGACGGGGAACCGCTGCCCCTGGACGGTCTGGCCGATCTGGCCTCCACGGAACTCTGGCTCCGCCGCCTGGTGACCCGGCGGGGCACCTGCTGGACGGGCACGGCCGCGCCTCGCCGGCGGGCGGTGGCCGGCGGCGTGGTCCCGGCCCGCCGGACGCTCCAGCCGTGA
- a CDS encoding AfsR/SARP family transcriptional regulator: MRYLILGVTEARDENGGPLPVGGPRLRALLTALALRAGRPAGVAALVEDVWDGDRPHDAPAALQALVGRLRRVLGKDAIRGAHAGYRLDVGPDDVDLHVFERLARQGAAELASGDAESAARTLRTALALWRGPALADLPGAERAPAARAGAHRLTAVRQRVEADFRRGARAGLVPELRELTAAHPYDEPLRALLIRALRAEGRQADALVTYEEARRALADGLGTDPGPELTALHAELLTPATPRPSRPPEDHGPGDGRDGSVPPGLVHHGSEPPGLVHPDPGTQEPAPRRAGVGGPGAPHAGPGHPAEGAGAPGPDDRRSGPPPGPAHPRPDGTAPAGPDRPHGSPHLPEGNIRPRLTSFVGRAAELRDIRADLTRARLVTLTGPGGSGKTRLAEEAAAPQGAWIAELAPLDDPAAVPGAVLTALGLRETALLRDTTRDAPAVSEDPTGRLVEHLAHRSRTRPFLLVLDNCEHVVDAAAALAETLLTRCPGLRVLATSREPLGVPGEAVRPVGPLPPDPAHRLFAERARAVRPDFEQRAAADETRRAVAEICRRLDGLPLAIELAAARLRLLTPRQIADRLDDRFRLLTSGSRTVLPRQQTLRAVVDWSWDLLEEDERTVLRQVSVFAGGWDLTAAEAVTAGPDTASLLGALVDKSLVVASPSATGEMRYRLLETIQEYAAERAAETPRVLADAGAAHTAHFGALAREADRMLRSAEQLVWIRRLEGDLDNIRAVLHRTVVTAPDEPEAVRLVLAMGWFWWLRNLRAEGLNWADRTAALGEDPADPEHPLHWPRRHLHMLRFFLAADSNPVDYFHGNEELQSLVSRVTEDFRTRGGPQAARFPGLLWPMTTYMQREETPDVHARFDAAVANARKHGGDWEYGVTLMFRTHMLVDTPQGTGGVAEDIAELRVLGRRIGDRYLRAQVASVTAEAGMTRGRYEEARSAYQEALELARELGAHAEEPFLVGRLAELDYRTGDLDAARTGLDEAEAAADRQHVYDARVYTDFLRASIALAAGDLPQARRYIDSAGNPEAYVGGPPQFTSAVRSLSARIAVFEPSGGPVAGLRGMTEALGMAVAAGCAEVFTAHLAEAAGITLPRVGLHGPAARVLAAAGVWREHGPRSAVEECDVTTATELVRARLDPVVYEAEWAAGEKMTPADTVAFLAVVTGKLSDS; the protein is encoded by the coding sequence GTGCGGTACCTGATCCTGGGCGTCACCGAGGCGCGAGACGAGAACGGCGGCCCGCTGCCCGTCGGCGGCCCGCGACTGCGTGCCCTCCTCACGGCGCTGGCCCTGCGGGCGGGCCGGCCGGCCGGAGTCGCCGCGCTGGTCGAGGACGTGTGGGACGGTGACCGGCCGCACGACGCCCCGGCCGCCCTCCAGGCTCTCGTCGGCCGGCTGCGCCGCGTCCTCGGCAAGGACGCGATCCGGGGCGCCCACGCCGGCTACCGGCTGGACGTGGGGCCGGACGACGTCGACCTGCACGTCTTCGAGCGGCTCGCCCGCCAGGGCGCGGCCGAGCTCGCCTCGGGTGACGCCGAGTCCGCCGCCCGCACCCTGCGTACGGCCCTCGCCCTGTGGCGTGGCCCCGCGCTCGCCGACCTCCCCGGGGCGGAGCGGGCCCCTGCGGCGCGGGCCGGTGCCCACCGGCTCACCGCGGTCCGGCAGCGCGTCGAGGCCGACTTCCGGCGCGGCGCGCGGGCGGGCCTCGTCCCCGAGCTGAGGGAGCTCACCGCGGCCCACCCGTACGACGAGCCCCTGCGCGCGCTGCTCATCCGGGCCCTGCGCGCCGAAGGCCGGCAGGCCGACGCCCTCGTCACGTACGAGGAGGCCCGCCGGGCGCTCGCCGACGGACTGGGGACCGACCCGGGCCCGGAACTCACCGCGCTCCACGCGGAACTCCTCACCCCGGCCACGCCACGGCCCTCCCGTCCCCCGGAGGACCACGGGCCCGGCGACGGACGGGACGGCTCCGTACCCCCCGGCCTCGTACACCACGGCTCCGAGCCCCCCGGTCTCGTACACCCGGACCCCGGCACCCAGGAACCCGCTCCCCGGCGGGCCGGGGTCGGGGGTCCCGGCGCTCCGCACGCGGGCCCCGGCCACCCGGCTGAGGGCGCCGGGGCGCCGGGCCCGGACGACCGCCGTTCCGGTCCGCCTCCGGGCCCGGCGCACCCCCGCCCGGACGGCACGGCTCCCGCCGGCCCGGACCGCCCCCACGGCTCCCCGCACCTTCCCGAGGGCAACATCCGCCCCCGGCTCACCTCCTTCGTCGGCCGTGCCGCCGAACTCCGGGACATCCGCGCCGACCTGACCCGGGCCCGGCTGGTCACCCTCACCGGTCCCGGAGGCTCCGGGAAGACCCGGCTGGCCGAGGAGGCGGCGGCGCCCCAGGGCGCCTGGATCGCCGAACTGGCTCCCCTCGACGACCCCGCCGCCGTACCGGGAGCCGTGCTCACCGCCCTGGGCCTGCGCGAGACGGCCCTGCTGCGCGACACCACCCGCGACGCGCCCGCCGTGTCCGAGGACCCCACCGGCCGTCTGGTCGAGCACCTCGCCCACCGGTCCCGCACCCGGCCGTTCCTGCTCGTGCTCGACAACTGCGAGCACGTCGTCGACGCGGCCGCCGCCCTCGCCGAGACCCTGCTCACACGCTGCCCGGGACTGCGTGTCCTCGCCACCAGCCGCGAACCCCTCGGCGTTCCCGGTGAGGCCGTGCGGCCCGTGGGCCCCCTGCCGCCCGATCCCGCCCACCGCCTCTTCGCGGAGCGGGCCCGCGCCGTACGGCCCGACTTCGAGCAGCGGGCGGCGGCGGACGAGACCCGGCGGGCCGTGGCCGAGATCTGCCGCCGCCTGGACGGGCTTCCGCTCGCCATCGAACTGGCCGCCGCCCGGCTCCGACTGCTCACCCCGCGCCAGATAGCCGACCGCCTCGACGACAGGTTCCGGCTGCTGACCAGCGGAAGCCGCACCGTACTGCCCCGCCAGCAGACCTTGCGGGCGGTCGTGGACTGGTCCTGGGACCTGCTGGAGGAGGACGAACGCACGGTCCTGCGCCAGGTGTCCGTCTTCGCGGGCGGCTGGGACCTCACCGCCGCCGAGGCGGTGACCGCCGGCCCCGACACGGCTTCCCTGCTCGGCGCGCTCGTCGACAAGTCACTCGTGGTCGCCTCCCCGTCCGCCACCGGCGAGATGCGGTACCGCCTCCTGGAGACCATCCAGGAGTACGCGGCCGAACGCGCCGCCGAGACACCGCGCGTGCTCGCGGACGCGGGCGCCGCCCACACCGCACACTTCGGCGCCCTCGCGCGGGAGGCCGACCGCATGCTCCGCTCCGCGGAGCAACTGGTGTGGATCCGGAGGCTGGAGGGGGACCTCGACAACATCCGGGCCGTCCTGCACCGCACGGTCGTCACCGCCCCCGACGAGCCGGAGGCGGTACGTCTGGTGCTCGCCATGGGCTGGTTCTGGTGGCTGCGCAACCTCCGGGCCGAGGGGCTGAACTGGGCCGACCGCACGGCCGCGCTGGGCGAGGACCCGGCAGACCCGGAGCATCCGCTGCACTGGCCGCGCAGGCACCTGCACATGCTGCGGTTCTTCCTCGCCGCGGACAGCAACCCGGTCGACTACTTCCACGGGAACGAGGAGCTCCAGTCCCTGGTGAGCCGGGTGACGGAGGACTTCCGCACCCGGGGCGGACCCCAGGCGGCGCGTTTCCCCGGACTGCTCTGGCCCATGACCACGTACATGCAACGCGAGGAGACCCCCGACGTCCACGCGCGCTTCGACGCGGCCGTCGCCAACGCCCGGAAGCACGGCGGCGACTGGGAATACGGAGTCACCCTGATGTTCCGCACCCACATGCTGGTGGACACGCCCCAGGGCACGGGCGGCGTCGCCGAGGACATCGCCGAACTGCGGGTGCTCGGCCGGCGGATCGGCGACCGCTATCTGCGCGCCCAGGTGGCGAGCGTCACCGCCGAAGCGGGTATGACGCGCGGACGGTACGAGGAGGCGCGATCCGCCTACCAGGAGGCCCTGGAGCTCGCCCGGGAGCTCGGCGCCCACGCGGAGGAGCCGTTCCTCGTCGGGCGCCTGGCGGAACTGGACTACCGGACCGGCGACCTGGACGCGGCCCGGACGGGACTGGACGAGGCGGAGGCGGCCGCCGACCGCCAGCACGTGTACGACGCCCGCGTGTACACCGACTTCCTGCGGGCCTCGATCGCCCTGGCCGCCGGGGACCTTCCGCAGGCGCGGCGCTACATCGACTCGGCGGGCAACCCCGAGGCGTACGTCGGCGGGCCGCCGCAGTTCACGTCGGCGGTCAGGAGCCTGTCGGCACGGATCGCCGTGTTCGAGCCGTCGGGCGGGCCCGTGGCCGGGCTGCGCGGGATGACCGAGGCGCTGGGGATGGCCGTGGCCGCCGGCTGCGCGGAGGTCTTCACCGCGCATCTGGCGGAGGCGGCGGGCATCACCCTTCCACGGGTGGGGCTCCACGGCCCCGCGGCACGGGTCCTGGCGGCCGCCGGGGTCTGGCGTGAGCACGGCCCCCGCTCGGCGGTCGAGGAGTGCGACGTCACGACCGCGACGGAACTCGTGCGTGCCCGCCTCGACCCGGTGGTGTACGAGGCCGAGTGGGCCGCGGGAGAGAAGATGACCCCGGCGGACACCGTGGCGTTCCTGGCCGTCGTCACCGGGAAGCTCAGCGACAGCTGA
- a CDS encoding sigma-70 family RNA polymerase sigma factor — protein MSGDAQQGEPSAAATGGRTETGGPFTGPVPGRPGPAPSAGPTGGGTVLPGPWSVPPGDVGPTGPAAESGTAFAVPVQREGREGANRGGSAGPGPSDGQLLQRMRAGDDQAYEELFRRHSGAVRRYARTCCRDAHTADDLTAEVFARTLQAVRRGKGPEEAVRAYLMTAVRHVAEAWTKSARREQLVDDFAVFSAQAVRSAELPETDTVELGADVRAMHEADRSMAMQAFRSLPERWQAVLWHTTVEEESPSAVAPLFGLTANATAVLAVRAREGLKQAYLQAHVNQALTAGGDCARYADRLGAHARGGLRTRAERGLRKHLEECARCRIAAGELESVNAGIPALLPVAVIGWFAAGYAVKAAGVVAGGAVGAAGAGAAAAAAGGGASSGGAPGGAAAEGLGAPAKAGIAAAVAVAAAAGLVWALVGGEGPAQEPVAKPPGVAPAAPSPAPPPPPEPDPPVPPAPPAPPAPEPTREPRPSPTPTPEPKPPAVEPAPEPTPPAPAPTPPPSPTPKPPPAPEPPEVYQVNELAYSLTGDHTAPEISLRETRGMVWQRTGLSIGGTAYAHGVTVHARSSVAIRLNRPCSRYEAVVGVDDLTKGSDAAPFPPRFPVRFSVWGGDGSRLWVSPVMRGGDAAVPMGVAVGGQETIRLVVEPAGRFGGVALADWAQSRISCR, from the coding sequence ATGAGCGGTGACGCGCAGCAGGGCGAACCGTCCGCCGCTGCCACGGGCGGGCGCACGGAGACCGGGGGGCCGTTCACCGGCCCGGTGCCGGGCAGGCCCGGTCCGGCACCGTCGGCAGGTCCCACGGGAGGCGGCACCGTCCTGCCCGGCCCCTGGTCGGTGCCCCCCGGGGACGTGGGGCCCACCGGACCGGCGGCGGAGAGCGGGACAGCCTTCGCCGTGCCCGTGCAGCGCGAGGGCCGCGAGGGCGCCAACCGCGGCGGATCCGCCGGACCCGGTCCCTCCGACGGGCAGTTGCTCCAGAGAATGCGGGCTGGGGACGACCAGGCGTACGAGGAGCTGTTCCGGCGTCACTCCGGGGCCGTGCGCCGCTACGCCCGGACCTGCTGCCGTGACGCGCACACCGCCGACGACCTGACGGCGGAGGTCTTCGCCCGGACGCTCCAGGCGGTACGCCGTGGCAAGGGCCCCGAGGAGGCGGTCCGGGCCTACCTCATGACGGCGGTCCGTCACGTCGCCGAGGCCTGGACGAAGAGCGCCAGGCGGGAGCAGCTGGTCGACGACTTCGCGGTGTTCTCCGCGCAGGCCGTGCGCTCCGCGGAGCTGCCGGAGACCGACACCGTCGAACTGGGCGCCGATGTGCGGGCGATGCACGAGGCGGACCGGTCGATGGCCATGCAGGCGTTCCGCAGTCTGCCCGAGCGGTGGCAGGCGGTGCTGTGGCACACCACGGTGGAGGAGGAGTCGCCGAGCGCGGTGGCCCCGCTGTTCGGCCTGACGGCCAACGCCACGGCGGTCCTCGCGGTCAGGGCCCGCGAAGGGCTCAAGCAGGCCTATCTGCAGGCCCATGTGAACCAGGCCCTGACAGCGGGCGGCGACTGCGCCCGGTACGCCGACCGGCTCGGCGCACACGCCCGGGGCGGGCTGCGGACCCGGGCGGAGCGCGGCCTGCGCAAACATCTGGAGGAATGCGCGAGGTGCCGGATCGCCGCCGGGGAGCTGGAGAGCGTGAACGCCGGTATTCCGGCGCTGCTTCCGGTCGCCGTCATCGGCTGGTTCGCCGCGGGCTACGCGGTCAAGGCGGCCGGCGTCGTGGCGGGCGGGGCGGTCGGAGCGGCGGGGGCCGGTGCGGCGGCCGCGGCGGCGGGCGGCGGAGCCTCCTCGGGGGGCGCCCCCGGCGGGGCCGCCGCCGAGGGGCTCGGCGCGCCCGCGAAGGCCGGGATCGCCGCCGCGGTGGCCGTGGCGGCGGCCGCCGGGCTCGTATGGGCGCTGGTCGGTGGGGAAGGCCCGGCCCAGGAGCCGGTGGCGAAGCCTCCGGGGGTGGCCCCTGCCGCGCCGTCGCCGGCACCCCCGCCCCCGCCCGAACCGGACCCGCCGGTGCCTCCGGCACCGCCCGCGCCCCCCGCGCCCGAACCGACGCGCGAACCCCGGCCGTCCCCCACTCCGACCCCGGAGCCGAAGCCCCCGGCCGTCGAGCCCGCCCCCGAGCCCACCCCGCCCGCGCCCGCCCCCACGCCGCCCCCGTCACCCACCCCGAAGCCCCCTCCGGCCCCTGAACCGCCCGAGGTCTACCAGGTCAACGAGTTGGCGTACTCCCTGACCGGGGACCACACCGCTCCGGAGATCTCGCTGCGCGAGACCCGGGGCATGGTGTGGCAGCGCACCGGGCTGTCGATCGGTGGCACGGCGTACGCCCACGGGGTGACCGTCCACGCGCGTTCCTCGGTCGCCATCCGGCTCAACCGCCCCTGCTCGCGCTACGAGGCGGTGGTCGGCGTCGACGACCTGACGAAGGGCAGCGACGCGGCGCCCTTCCCCCCGCGTTTCCCGGTGCGGTTCTCGGTGTGGGGCGGCGACGGCTCCCGGCTGTGGGTGTCCCCCGTGATGCGGGGCGGTGACGCCGCCGTACCGATGGGCGTCGCCGTCGGCGGCCAGGAGACGATCCGGCTCGTCGTGGAGCCCGCGGGACGGTTCGGCGGGGTGGCCCTGGCCGACTGGGCCCAGTCTCGGATCAGCTGTCGCTGA
- a CDS encoding TetR/AcrR family transcriptional regulator produces the protein MHIQDLHGQNALASSSEGHGLSAVAVAAPLAAGGGGGRSAPLRVDAQRNLEHVLRAAREVFGELGYGAPMEDVARRARVGVGTVYRRFPSKDVLVRRIAEEETARLTDQARSALGQEDEPWSALSRFLRTSVASGAGRLLPPHVLRVGAAQDEADGEQRVPSQRQAGAQPESQRQAGAQPELRVVAPRSAAEEEPGHDAGASELLEVVGRLVARARESGELRGDVTVADVLLVIATAAPALPDPAHQAAASARLLDILLEGLRSRPV, from the coding sequence ATGCACATTCAGGACCTTCATGGGCAGAATGCTCTCGCCTCCTCTTCGGAGGGTCATGGGCTGAGCGCGGTGGCGGTGGCCGCGCCGCTCGCGGCCGGCGGGGGCGGGGGCCGTTCGGCTCCGCTCCGCGTCGACGCACAGCGCAATCTGGAACACGTCCTGCGTGCCGCGCGCGAGGTCTTCGGTGAGCTGGGATACGGCGCGCCGATGGAGGACGTGGCGCGCCGCGCCAGGGTCGGGGTCGGCACGGTCTATCGCCGCTTCCCCAGCAAGGACGTGCTGGTCCGCCGGATAGCCGAGGAGGAGACCGCCCGGCTGACCGACCAGGCGCGGTCCGCCCTGGGCCAGGAGGACGAGCCCTGGTCCGCGCTCTCCCGTTTCCTGCGGACCTCGGTGGCCTCGGGCGCGGGACGGCTGCTGCCGCCGCACGTCCTGCGGGTGGGGGCCGCCCAGGACGAGGCCGACGGTGAGCAGCGGGTCCCCTCCCAGCGTCAGGCGGGGGCGCAGCCCGAGTCCCAGCGTCAGGCGGGGGCGCAGCCCGAGCTCCGGGTGGTCGCGCCGCGCTCCGCCGCCGAGGAGGAGCCCGGCCATGACGCGGGCGCGTCCGAACTGCTGGAGGTCGTGGGCCGGCTGGTCGCCCGGGCGCGGGAGTCCGGCGAGCTGCGGGGCGATGTGACAGTGGCCGACGTGCTGCTGGTCATCGCCACGGCGGCCCCCGCACTGCCGGACCCGGCACATCAGGCCGCCGCCTCCGCACGGCTGCTGGACATCCTGCTGGAAGGACTCCGCTCACGCCCCGTGTGA